From one Perca fluviatilis chromosome 10, GENO_Pfluv_1.0, whole genome shotgun sequence genomic stretch:
- the c10h4orf47 gene encoding UPF0602 protein C4orf47 homolog isoform X2 translates to MKMPSGDGKSDMERLGIFKEMSYISVGDKYTPPTIRPCNESAYRSRQMQAGVAKQRCALQNGFFDKSFKRIFEREALSDPLRLARQNRIQLANKNLGKAFLPCNGVKKPCGSGSYYGTLSGPVEAMSPLSVAQKSHRSPGRNIVTSPPKKGSGYSYPNVTLSKVELYASDPYSRAKEVLEKEAAIHRSKLRDGPFKLNLHPGDYFQSNPYRSDKPLPPAYKPLPAAQKLSAVPFKPPSPSKKVGGMKAGTFDLYPLHSADPYVIRRSKPTKQEPIFRPAPGPKSVPVKSIITVNVNRSVHSANYTSTIPTVMTF, encoded by the exons ATGAAGATGCCATCCGGTGATGGGAAGAGTGACATGGAGCGTCTGGGTATCTTTAAAGAGATGAGCTACATCTCTGTAGGAGACAAGTACACTCCACCCACCATCC GTCCGTGTAATGAGTCAGCGTATCGTAGCCGCCAGATGCAGGCGGGTGTCGCTAAACAACGATGTGCTCTGCAGAACGGCTTCTTCGACAAGTCCTTTAAACGGATATTTGAACGTGAAGCGCTGAGTGACCCGCTGAGACTGGCCCGACAGAACCGCATCCAGCTGGCCAATAAGAACCTGGGCAAGGCCTTCCTGCCCTGTAACGGGGTCAAGAAGCC CTGTGGTTCAGGGAGTTACTATGGGACTCTGTCAGGACCAGTTGAAGCCATGAGTCCACTGTCAGTGGCCCAAAAATCCCATCGCTCTCCTGGACGCAACATTGTCACCTCACCTCCCAAGAAAGGCAGTGGTTACAG CTATCCCAATGTGACACTGTCCAAAGTTGAGCTGTATGCCTCAGACCCCTACAGCAGAGCCAAAGAAGTACTGGAG AAGGAGGCAGCAATCCATCGCTCCAAGTTAAGAGATGGTCCGTTCAAACTCAACCTTCACCCCGGAGATTATTTCCAAAGCAATCCATACCGCAGTGACAAGCCACTCCCACCAGCATACAAGCCCCTCCCAGCTGCACAGAAGCTCTCTGCGGTCCCCTTCAAGCCCCCGTCCCCCAGCAAAAAG GTTGGAGGAATGAAAGCGGGGACGTTTGACCTTTATCCCTTACATTCGGCTGATCCGTACGTCATTCGCCGCTCCAAACCAACCAAGCAAGAGCCAATCTTCCGTCCTGCTCCTGGTCCTAAGAGCGTCCCTGTCAAGAGTATCATCACCGTCAATGTGAACAG gaGTGTTCACTCTGCAAACTACACCTCAACCATTCCAACTGTGATGACCTTCTGA
- the c10h4orf47 gene encoding UPF0602 protein C4orf47 homolog isoform X1, whose translation MKMPSGDGKSDMERLGIFKEMSYISVGDKYTPPTIRPCNESAYRSRQMQAGVAKQRCALQNGFFDKSFKRIFEREALSDPLRLARQNRIQLANKNLGKAFLPCNGVKKPCGSGSYYGTLSGPVEAMSPLSVAQKSHRSPGRNIVTSPPKKGSGYRFIYPNVTLSKVELYASDPYSRAKEVLEKEAAIHRSKLRDGPFKLNLHPGDYFQSNPYRSDKPLPPAYKPLPAAQKLSAVPFKPPSPSKKVGGMKAGTFDLYPLHSADPYVIRRSKPTKQEPIFRPAPGPKSVPVKSIITVNVNRSVHSANYTSTIPTVMTF comes from the exons ATGAAGATGCCATCCGGTGATGGGAAGAGTGACATGGAGCGTCTGGGTATCTTTAAAGAGATGAGCTACATCTCTGTAGGAGACAAGTACACTCCACCCACCATCC GTCCGTGTAATGAGTCAGCGTATCGTAGCCGCCAGATGCAGGCGGGTGTCGCTAAACAACGATGTGCTCTGCAGAACGGCTTCTTCGACAAGTCCTTTAAACGGATATTTGAACGTGAAGCGCTGAGTGACCCGCTGAGACTGGCCCGACAGAACCGCATCCAGCTGGCCAATAAGAACCTGGGCAAGGCCTTCCTGCCCTGTAACGGGGTCAAGAAGCC CTGTGGTTCAGGGAGTTACTATGGGACTCTGTCAGGACCAGTTGAAGCCATGAGTCCACTGTCAGTGGCCCAAAAATCCCATCGCTCTCCTGGACGCAACATTGTCACCTCACCTCCCAAGAAAGGCAGTGGTTACAGGTTTAT CTATCCCAATGTGACACTGTCCAAAGTTGAGCTGTATGCCTCAGACCCCTACAGCAGAGCCAAAGAAGTACTGGAG AAGGAGGCAGCAATCCATCGCTCCAAGTTAAGAGATGGTCCGTTCAAACTCAACCTTCACCCCGGAGATTATTTCCAAAGCAATCCATACCGCAGTGACAAGCCACTCCCACCAGCATACAAGCCCCTCCCAGCTGCACAGAAGCTCTCTGCGGTCCCCTTCAAGCCCCCGTCCCCCAGCAAAAAG GTTGGAGGAATGAAAGCGGGGACGTTTGACCTTTATCCCTTACATTCGGCTGATCCGTACGTCATTCGCCGCTCCAAACCAACCAAGCAAGAGCCAATCTTCCGTCCTGCTCCTGGTCCTAAGAGCGTCCCTGTCAAGAGTATCATCACCGTCAATGTGAACAG gaGTGTTCACTCTGCAAACTACACCTCAACCATTCCAACTGTGATGACCTTCTGA
- the hvcn1 gene encoding voltage-gated hydrogen channel 1: protein MARYLGYFTAVGDVQPVRLEEEELHVTSEELSPATGQFPPTATFRESLQRLYGSERFQVVVVCLVILDAIFVLAELLIDLSVIKLEHGHLAPEVFHYLSLAVLTFFIVELLGKLFAYRLEFFQHKFEVFDGLVVVLSFVLDIVFIFHEDEFVGTGLLILLRLWRVARIINGILVSVKNRADHKLHKLKESYDHLVQRVTQLQERCDKLEQENQRLEALLKKHATDS, encoded by the exons ATGGCTCGGTACCTGGGCTACTTCACCGCTGTGGGCGACGTCCAGCCAGTCcgcctggaggaggaggagctgcaCGTGACCAGCGAGGAGCTGAGTCCCGCCACGGGGCAGTTCCCACCCACGGCGACCTTCAGGGAGTCCCTACAAAGGCTCTATGGCTCCGAGCGCTTCCAG gtggtggtggtgtgtttggTCATCCTGGACGCCATCTTTGTTCTTGCCGAGCTGCTCATCGATCTGTCTGTTATCAAGCTGGAACATGGCCACCTTGCTCCGGAG GTGTTCCACTACCTGAGCCTGGCCGTTCTCACGTTCTTCATAGTGGAGCTGCTCGGTAAGCTGTTTGCCTACCGCCTGGAGTTCTTTCAACACAAGTTTGAGGTGTTTGACGGTTTGGTGGTGGTGCTTTCCTTCGTGTTGGACATTGTTTTCATCTTCCATGAAGACGAGTTTGTTGGGACGGGCCTGCTCATCCTACTGCGACTCTGGAGGGTGGCCCGAATCATCAACG GTATCCTGGTGTCGGTGAAGAACCGTGCAGACCACAAGCTCCACAAGCTGAAGGAGAGCTATGACCACCTGGTTCAGAGAGTCACGCAGCTGCAGGAGCGCTGCGACAAACTG